A single genomic interval of Centropristis striata isolate RG_2023a ecotype Rhode Island chromosome 8, C.striata_1.0, whole genome shotgun sequence harbors:
- the ensab gene encoding endosulfine alpha b yields MSSENLDSDTQVDYEDEKQDSQEKNANPVKAEEAKLKAKYPGLAQKPGGSDFLMKRLQKGQKYFDSGDYNMAKAKMKKLPLAGPDKNLVTGDHIPTPQDLPQRKSSLVTSKLAG; encoded by the exons ATGTCGTCAGAAAACCTGGACTCGGACACTCAGGTGGACTACGAGGACGAAAAACAG GACTCCCAGGAGAAGAATGCAAACCCTGTGAAGGCAGAGGAGGCCAAGCTGAAGGCCAAGTACCCCGGCCTGGCCCAGAAGCCCGGCGGCTCAGACTTCCTGATGAAGAGACTACAGAAAGGG CAAAAGTACTTTGACTCAGGCGACTACAACATGGCCAAGGCCAAGATGAAGAAGCTTCCCCTGGCAGGGCCCGACAAGAACCTGGTGACTGGCGACCACATTCCCACACCGCAGGACCTGCCCCAGAGGAAGTCCTCCTTGGTGACCAGCAAGCTAGCCGGCTAG
- the mcl1b gene encoding induced myeloid leukemia cell differentiation protein Mcl-1b isoform X1: MFPSTKRAAFGVTTGVMGFILPQNGVVEGPMHYGSGDSSPQIAMGSSKDSNKGNVGSGDTPKRPRNLGNGFAAKTLRENSDDLDDGSLPCTPELQSDSEIDVSSCPAGDEVLESDTRQLISRFLRDFTGLSKPKWNESRALSTMKRVVEDVLEKHRYAYNGMINKLSLDDRPDDASFVSAVAKSLFADGTTNWGRVASLLAFGAVVCQYLKEKDRQNCVELVGKEITTYLLTDQRDWLVQNNGWAGFVEFFRVADPESTVRNTLMAFAGFAGIGATLALLISHCDVM; this comes from the exons atgtttccgTCGACGAAAAGGGCCGCGTTTGGCGTAACGACCGGAGTTATGGGCTTTATTCTGCCTCAAAATGGAGTCGTGGAGGGACCCATGCACTACGGCTCGGGAGATTCCTCTCCGCAGATCGCAATGGGTTCATCTAAAGACTCAAACAAAGGGAATGTGGGCTCAGGTGATACACCGAAACGACCAAGGAACCTGGGAAATGGGTTTGCAGCGAAAACCCTCCGGGAAAACAGCGACGATCTCGACGACGGCTCATTGCCGTGCACCCCGGAGCTGCAGTCAGACAGTGAAATCGACGTCTCCAGTTGTCCAGCAGGGGACGAAGTCTTGGAGAGCGATACGAGGCAACTCATTAGCCGTTTCCTGAGAGACTTTACTGGACTTTCGAAACCTAAGTGGAATGAAAGTAGAGCACTATCAACAATGAAAAGAGTCGTGGAGGACGTTTTGGAAAAACACAGATACGCATACAATG gtatgATCAACAAATTGTCATTGGATGACCGACCAGATGATGCCAGTTTTGTTAGTGCAGTAGCAAAGAGCCTGTTTGCAGATGGAACAACCAACTGGGGCCGTGTTGCCAGCCTGTTGGCCTTTGGGGCAGTGGTGTGTCAGTACCTGaaggagaaagacagacagaactGTGTGGAGCTGGTGGGAAAGGAGATCACCACATACTTGCTAACTGACCAGCGGGACTGGCTGGTCCAAAACAATggctgg GCTGGCTTTGTTGAGTTCTTTCGAGTAGCAGACCCAGAGTCCACAGTGAGGAACACACTCATGGCCTTTGCTGGATTTGCTGGAATTGGGGCAACACTGGCCCTGTTGATCAG
- the mcl1b gene encoding induced myeloid leukemia cell differentiation protein Mcl-1b isoform X2 codes for MFPSTKRAAFGVTTGVMGFILPQNGVVEGPMHYGSGDSSPQIAMGSSKDSNKGNVGSGDTPKRPRNLGNGFAAKTLRENSDDLDDGSLPCTPELQSDSEIDVSSCPAGDEVLESDTRQLISRFLRDFTGLSKPKWNESRALSTMKRVVEDVLEKHRYAYNGMINKLSLDDRPDDASFVSAVAKSLFADGTTNWGRVASLLAFGAVVCQYLKEKDRQNCVELVGKEITTYLLTDQRDWLVQNNGWAGFVEFFRVADPESTVRNTLMAFAGFAGIGATLALLIR; via the exons atgtttccgTCGACGAAAAGGGCCGCGTTTGGCGTAACGACCGGAGTTATGGGCTTTATTCTGCCTCAAAATGGAGTCGTGGAGGGACCCATGCACTACGGCTCGGGAGATTCCTCTCCGCAGATCGCAATGGGTTCATCTAAAGACTCAAACAAAGGGAATGTGGGCTCAGGTGATACACCGAAACGACCAAGGAACCTGGGAAATGGGTTTGCAGCGAAAACCCTCCGGGAAAACAGCGACGATCTCGACGACGGCTCATTGCCGTGCACCCCGGAGCTGCAGTCAGACAGTGAAATCGACGTCTCCAGTTGTCCAGCAGGGGACGAAGTCTTGGAGAGCGATACGAGGCAACTCATTAGCCGTTTCCTGAGAGACTTTACTGGACTTTCGAAACCTAAGTGGAATGAAAGTAGAGCACTATCAACAATGAAAAGAGTCGTGGAGGACGTTTTGGAAAAACACAGATACGCATACAATG gtatgATCAACAAATTGTCATTGGATGACCGACCAGATGATGCCAGTTTTGTTAGTGCAGTAGCAAAGAGCCTGTTTGCAGATGGAACAACCAACTGGGGCCGTGTTGCCAGCCTGTTGGCCTTTGGGGCAGTGGTGTGTCAGTACCTGaaggagaaagacagacagaactGTGTGGAGCTGGTGGGAAAGGAGATCACCACATACTTGCTAACTGACCAGCGGGACTGGCTGGTCCAAAACAATggctgg GCTGGCTTTGTTGAGTTCTTTCGAGTAGCAGACCCAGAGTCCACAGTGAGGAACACACTCATGGCCTTTGCTGGATTTGCTGGAATTGGGGCAACACTGGCCCTGTTGATCAGGTGA